From the genome of Gorilla gorilla gorilla isolate KB3781 chromosome 4, NHGRI_mGorGor1-v2.1_pri, whole genome shotgun sequence, one region includes:
- the LOC109025206 gene encoding intercellular adhesion molecule 1 isoform X1: MKTLLFGIWALLALILCPGVPEELFEVSIWPSQALVEFGQSLVVNCSTTCPDPGPSGIETFLKKTQVDKGPQWKEFLLEDVTENSILQCFFSCAGIQKDTSLGITVYQPPEQVILELQPAWVAVDEAFTVKCHVPSVAPLESLTLALLQGNQELHRKNFTSLAVASQRAEVIISVRAQKENDRCNFSCHAELDLSLQEFSQSPHIWVSSLLEAGMAETVSCEVARVFPAKEVMFHMFLEDQELSSFLSWEGDTAWANATIWTMEAGDQELSCFASLGPMEQKTRKLVHSYNNPRLEESSCPGKQTWLEGMEHTLACVPKGNPAPALVCTWNGVVFDLEVPQKATQKHTGTYCYTATNQLGSVSKDIAVIVQGLDEGISSTLFVIITVALGVGVITIALYLSYWPCKVDRRKLLYRQKEEDKEEESQFAFRKRKVQLI, encoded by the exons ATGAAAACGCTTCTGTTTGGTATCTGGGCCCTGCTGGCCTTGATCCTTTGCCCAG GGGTCCCGGAAGAGTTGTTTGAGGTTTCTATTTGGCCAAGTCAGGCCCTGGTGGAGTTTGGACAGTCCCTAGTGGTCAACTGCAGCACTACTTGCCCAGACCCAGGACCCAGTGGAATTGAgacctttttaaagaaaactcagGTGGACAAAGGGCCTCAGTGGAAAGAGTTTCTTCTGGAGGATGTCACAGAGAATTCCATCCTGCAGTGCTTCTTCTCTTGTGCAGGGATTCAAAAGGACACAAGCCTTGGCATCACTGTGTATC AGCCACCAGAGCAAGTGATCCTGGAGCTGCAGCCTGCCTGGGTGGCCGTGGACGAAGCCTTCACAGTGAAGTGTCATGTACCCAGTGTAGCACCCTTGGAGAGTCTCACCCTTGCCCTTCTCCAGGGTAACCAAGAACTGCATAGAAAGAACTTTACGAGCTtggctgtggcctcccaaagagctgaggtCATCATCAGTGTCAGAGCCCAAAAGGAGAATGACAGATGCAATTTTTCCTGCCATGCAGAACTGGACTTGAGTTTGCAAG AATTCTCTCAGAGTCCCCACATCTGGGTCTCTTCCCTTTTGGAGGCTGGGATGGCGGAGACTGTGAGCTGCGAGGTGGCTAGGGTGTTTCCAGCCAAAGAAGTTATGTTCCACATGTTCCTGGAAGACCAAGAGCTGAGCTCCTTCCTTTCCTGGGAGGGGGACACAGCATGGGCCAATGCTACCATTTGGACCATGGAGGCTGGTGATCAGGAACTGTCTTGCTTTGCATCTCTGggtccaatggaacagaagacaagaaagctAGTGCATAGCTACA ACAACCCACGGTTAGAGGAATCCAGTTGCCCTGGCAAACAGACCTGGCTTGAAGGGATGGAACACACGCTTGCCTGCGTCCCAAAGGGAAACCCAGCTCCAGCCTTGGTGTGTACCTGGAATGGGGTGGTCTTTGACCTTGAAGTGCCACAGAAGGCAACCCAGAAGCACACTGGAACCTACTGCTACACAGCCACTAACCAGCTGGGCTCTGTCAGCAAAGACATTGCTGTCATTGTTCAAG GACTGGATGAAGGAATCAGCTCTACCCTCTTTGTCATTATTACTGTTGCCCTTGGAGTGGGTGTCATCACCATAGCACTGTATTTGAGCTATTGGCCCTGCAAAGTGGACAGGAGGAAATTGCTCTATAGGCAGAAAGAGGAGGACAAAGAGGAGGAAAGCCAGTTTGCTTTCAGGAAGAGAAAAGTACAACTCATATAA
- the LOC109025206 gene encoding intercellular adhesion molecule 5 isoform X2: MKTLLFGIWALLALILCPGVPEELFEVSIWPSQALVEFGQSLVVNCSTTCPDPGPSGIETFLKKTQVDKGPQWKEFLLEDVTENSILQCFFSCAGIQKDTSLGITVYQPPEQVILELQPAWVAVDEAFTVKCHVPSVAPLESLTLALLQGNQELHRKNFTSLAVASQRAEVIISVRAQKENDRCNFSCHAELDLSLQEFSQSPHIWVSSLLEAGMAETVSCEVARVFPAKEVMFHMFLEDQELSSFLSWEGDTAWANATIWTMEAGDQELSCFASLGPMEQKTRKLVHSYNNPRLEESSCPGKQTWLEGMEHTLACVPKGNPAPALVCTWNGVVFDLEVPQKATQKHTGTYCYTATNQLGSVSKDIAVIVQDGVSLCCPGWSAVV; the protein is encoded by the exons ATGAAAACGCTTCTGTTTGGTATCTGGGCCCTGCTGGCCTTGATCCTTTGCCCAG GGGTCCCGGAAGAGTTGTTTGAGGTTTCTATTTGGCCAAGTCAGGCCCTGGTGGAGTTTGGACAGTCCCTAGTGGTCAACTGCAGCACTACTTGCCCAGACCCAGGACCCAGTGGAATTGAgacctttttaaagaaaactcagGTGGACAAAGGGCCTCAGTGGAAAGAGTTTCTTCTGGAGGATGTCACAGAGAATTCCATCCTGCAGTGCTTCTTCTCTTGTGCAGGGATTCAAAAGGACACAAGCCTTGGCATCACTGTGTATC AGCCACCAGAGCAAGTGATCCTGGAGCTGCAGCCTGCCTGGGTGGCCGTGGACGAAGCCTTCACAGTGAAGTGTCATGTACCCAGTGTAGCACCCTTGGAGAGTCTCACCCTTGCCCTTCTCCAGGGTAACCAAGAACTGCATAGAAAGAACTTTACGAGCTtggctgtggcctcccaaagagctgaggtCATCATCAGTGTCAGAGCCCAAAAGGAGAATGACAGATGCAATTTTTCCTGCCATGCAGAACTGGACTTGAGTTTGCAAG AATTCTCTCAGAGTCCCCACATCTGGGTCTCTTCCCTTTTGGAGGCTGGGATGGCGGAGACTGTGAGCTGCGAGGTGGCTAGGGTGTTTCCAGCCAAAGAAGTTATGTTCCACATGTTCCTGGAAGACCAAGAGCTGAGCTCCTTCCTTTCCTGGGAGGGGGACACAGCATGGGCCAATGCTACCATTTGGACCATGGAGGCTGGTGATCAGGAACTGTCTTGCTTTGCATCTCTGggtccaatggaacagaagacaagaaagctAGTGCATAGCTACA ACAACCCACGGTTAGAGGAATCCAGTTGCCCTGGCAAACAGACCTGGCTTGAAGGGATGGAACACACGCTTGCCTGCGTCCCAAAGGGAAACCCAGCTCCAGCCTTGGTGTGTACCTGGAATGGGGTGGTCTTTGACCTTGAAGTGCCACAGAAGGCAACCCAGAAGCACACTGGAACCTACTGCTACACAGCCACTAACCAGCTGGGCTCTGTCAGCAAAGACATTGCTGTCATTGTTCAAG atggagtctcactctgttgcccaggctggagtgcagtggtgtga